The Nitrosopumilus cobalaminigenes genome contains a region encoding:
- a CDS encoding TrmB family transcriptional regulator — MLNSDQISLFDNESDTAMYKHKLTLEKIRNELINFGLTKSQAKVFIYLGKYGSKTASEIAKALQLPRTETYHLVNSLQNMGLVVAELAHPTKYTAMDMREAVATLVKQEQDRIDVLANKEESLSEMWKEIPFFAVETDESKSEKMQLLHGNGPITNKIREMVGSSAEDLRIYGSVSDLLRMYHSDVFDWIDESPTNLKLVVSPLNKTPEFLSEMNSDSIRAMPSNSENKCFIVNDKKEVLIFMRNATHPTRQVFAWWSDSETLVDMMSSLFELSWEKGGSLY; from the coding sequence ATGTTGAATTCAGATCAAATCAGTCTGTTTGATAATGAATCAGATACTGCAATGTATAAGCATAAACTCACTCTTGAGAAAATCAGGAATGAATTAATCAATTTTGGCCTAACCAAAAGTCAGGCAAAGGTGTTCATTTATCTCGGCAAGTATGGATCGAAGACTGCTTCTGAGATAGCAAAAGCACTACAATTGCCAAGAACTGAAACATACCATCTGGTCAATTCTCTCCAAAACATGGGTTTGGTTGTAGCAGAATTAGCACATCCTACCAAATACACTGCCATGGATATGAGAGAAGCAGTTGCAACCCTGGTAAAACAGGAACAAGATAGAATCGATGTCTTGGCAAATAAGGAAGAATCTCTATCTGAGATGTGGAAAGAAATTCCATTTTTTGCCGTAGAGACAGATGAATCAAAATCAGAAAAAATGCAATTGTTGCATGGAAATGGTCCGATCACAAACAAGATCAGAGAGATGGTTGGTTCTAGCGCTGAAGATTTGAGAATCTATGGAAGCGTATCTGATTTGCTCAGAATGTATCATTCAGATGTGTTTGATTGGATAGATGAATCTCCAACCAACCTCAAATTAGTGGTATCTCCACTAAACAAAACTCCTGAATTTCTATCTGAAATGAATTCTGATTCTATTAGAGCAATGCCATCAAATTCTGAAAACAAGTGTTTCATTGTAAATGACAAAAAAGAGGTTCTCATCTTTATGCGCAATGCAACACATCCTACTAGACAGGTTTTTGCATGGTGGTCTGATTCTGAAACTCTTGTCGATATGATGAGTTCATTATTTGAACTATCTTGGGAAAAAGGAGGATCATTATATTGA
- a CDS encoding succinate--CoA ligase subunit alpha, with translation MTDIFGLLKGKPEDSDYENKGVIVQGITGAYGSLHAKQMMAYGTNVVAGVTPGKGGQKFEDKVPIYNTMQEAVDATHAKISIVYVPAKFFLSAAKDALNAGIKLLVAIPEHVPIRDTMEALDLAKKKGAVIIGPNTPGIMIPELIKVGIMPPMPFKAGKIAVLSKSGTLLYEISDALTNSGFGQSITIGIGGDPVNGTRLIDAFEMVKDIPDMEGLVVVGEIGGDSEEILAQRIIDSGFNKPTVAYIAGRAAPKEKRMGHAGAIVMGTYGSAESKVSMFNKANIPVAKRPAEVPVLLAGKMEKSD, from the coding sequence ATGACAGACATCTTTGGATTACTAAAAGGAAAACCAGAGGATTCTGATTATGAAAATAAAGGAGTCATTGTTCAAGGTATTACTGGAGCATATGGTTCACTACATGCAAAGCAAATGATGGCATACGGAACCAATGTTGTTGCCGGAGTAACACCAGGTAAAGGAGGTCAAAAATTTGAAGACAAAGTTCCAATTTACAATACAATGCAAGAAGCAGTAGATGCAACTCATGCAAAAATTTCAATTGTATATGTCCCAGCAAAATTCTTCCTGAGTGCTGCCAAAGATGCACTAAATGCAGGTATCAAATTACTAGTTGCTATCCCAGAACATGTTCCAATTAGAGACACCATGGAAGCATTAGATTTAGCAAAGAAAAAAGGAGCAGTGATCATTGGACCAAACACCCCAGGAATTATGATTCCAGAATTAATCAAAGTAGGAATCATGCCACCAATGCCATTCAAGGCAGGAAAGATTGCAGTATTATCTAAAAGCGGAACATTACTTTATGAAATTTCAGATGCCCTTACAAATTCAGGATTCGGACAATCAATTACAATTGGAATAGGAGGAGATCCTGTAAACGGTACAAGATTAATTGACGCATTTGAAATGGTAAAAGATATTCCAGATATGGAAGGTCTAGTAGTTGTTGGAGAGATTGGAGGAGATTCAGAAGAAATTTTGGCGCAAAGAATTATTGATAGTGGATTTAACAAACCAACTGTAGCATACATTGCAGGCAGAGCAGCACCTAAAGAAAAGAGAATGGGTCATGCAGGGGCAATTGTAATGGGAACATATGGTTCAGCTGAATCCAAAGTTTCAATGTTTAACAAGGCAAACATTCCAGTAGCAAAAAGACCAGCAGAAGTACCAGTATTATTAGCAGGAAAGATGGAAAAATCCGATTAG
- a CDS encoding zinc-ribbon domain-containing protein, whose protein sequence is MDSIDVVDEVNALLKLGVGDAYRLEHIKQSFIQNKNIWVTDENYLKRLREKYLVKQAIETDDEIVFENEPENKETIHCWKCGKQTPLSANFCMICGTSLFEVGAEPQPIPGTKSSAKVSKSIPLKFPIIVGIPVILLIILGAGYSQGYFDSAFDKTPVVNSVPEIENEDIFYGEYDSKCGTGTVLDPETNACRIGEVKTTSSDETDSKCGPGTIFDEESNSCILG, encoded by the coding sequence ATGGATTCAATAGATGTTGTTGATGAAGTAAACGCCTTGCTGAAATTAGGTGTGGGTGATGCGTATAGGTTAGAGCACATTAAACAATCCTTTATTCAAAATAAGAATATCTGGGTCACTGATGAGAATTATCTAAAGCGTTTAAGAGAAAAATATCTGGTAAAACAAGCAATCGAGACTGATGATGAAATTGTTTTTGAAAATGAACCTGAAAATAAAGAAACAATTCACTGTTGGAAATGTGGAAAGCAGACTCCTCTAAGTGCAAATTTTTGTATGATTTGTGGAACTTCTCTTTTTGAAGTAGGTGCAGAACCACAACCAATACCTGGAACAAAATCTTCTGCTAAAGTTTCAAAATCTATTCCGTTAAAATTCCCAATTATTGTTGGCATTCCTGTTATCCTTTTGATAATCCTTGGGGCTGGATATTCTCAAGGTTATTTTGATAGTGCTTTTGATAAAACTCCGGTTGTAAATTCTGTTCCTGAAATTGAGAATGAAGATATTTTCTATGGTGAATATGATTCAAAATGTGGTACAGGAACTGTCTTAGATCCTGAAACAAATGCATGTAGAATTGGTGAAGTGAAAACTACAAGTTCTGATGAAACTGATTCAAAATGTGGTCCTGGCACTATCTTTGATGAAGAATCAAATTCTTGTATTCTTGGATAA
- a CDS encoding 50S ribosomal protein L40e has translation MPITDPEKKRIAQQARLVMRICFKCGCRNDIGATRCRKCRNPYLRLKNRNLGVKK, from the coding sequence ATGCCAATCACAGACCCAGAAAAGAAAAGAATTGCACAACAAGCACGACTTGTTATGAGAATTTGCTTCAAATGTGGATGTAGAAATGATATTGGCGCAACAAGATGCAGAAAATGCAGAAACCCATACTTGAGATTAAAGAACAGAAATCTCGGTGTTAAGAAATAG